A region from the Excalfactoria chinensis isolate bCotChi1 chromosome 24, bCotChi1.hap2, whole genome shotgun sequence genome encodes:
- the LOC140262488 gene encoding somatotropin: PSSSPLCSAAGSWFSPLLLTVVTLGLPWGAAATFPAMPLSNLFANAVLRAQHLHLLAAETYKEFERTYIPEDQRYTNKNSQAAFCYSETIPAPTGKDDAQQKSVSSLHWVNTALLYEGFHAVSHLRRRAASLLHSFEFPLSFQDMELLRFSLLLIQSWLTPVQYLSKVFTNNLVFGTSDRVFEKLKDLEEGIQALMRELEDRSSRGPQLLRPTYDKFDIHLRNEDALLKNYGLLSCFKKDLHKVETYLKVMKCRRFGESNCTI; encoded by the exons ccctcctcctctcctctctgctccGCTGCAGGCTCGTggttttctcctctcctcctcacTGTGGTCACGCTGGGATTGCCGTGGGGTGCTGCGGCCACCTTCCCTGCCATGCCCCTCTCCAACCTGTTTGCCAACGCTGTGCTGAGGGCTCAGCACCTCCACCTCCTGGCTGCCGAGACATACAAAGAGTTT GAACGTACCTACATCCCAGAGGACCAGAGGTACACCAACAAAAACTCCCAGGCTGCTTTTTGTTACTCAGAAACCATCCCAGCTCCCACGGGGAAGGATGATGCCCAGCAGAAGTCCGTAAGTTCACTGCACTGGGTAAACACAGCGTTGCTTTATGAGGGTTTCCATGCGGTATCACACCTGAGAAGGAGAGCTGCCTCCTTACTGCACAGCTTTGAATTCCCTTTGTCATTTCAGGACATGGAGCTGCTTCGGTTTTCCTTGCTTCTCATCCAGTCCTGGCTGACCCCCGTGCAATATTTAAGCAAGGTGTTCACAAACAATTTGGTTTTCGGCACCTCAGACAGAGTGTTTGAGAAACTAAAGGACCTGGAAGAAGGGATCCAAGCCCTGATGAGG GAGCTGGAGGACCGCAGCTCGAGGGGCCCGCAGCTCCTCAGACCCACCTACGACAAGTTCGACATCCACCTGCGCAACGAGGACGCGCTGCTGAAGAACTACGGGCTGCTGTCCTGCTTCAAGAAGGACCTGCACAAAGTGGAGACATACCTGAAGGTGATGAAGTGCCGGCGCTTCGGGGAGAGCAACTGCACCATCTGA
- the RDM1 gene encoding RAD52 motif-containing protein 1 isoform X2 translates to MAEVLQFRVPAGSAQTLLVWGLEPKPGLEHSLFSVFSKYGLLYSVRAHSNAAVAGPGCYAIIKFYSAADASRAQQACNGQRLFQSSPLKVCVGTKQKGFQQQVLALNSNKCQELANHYLGFNGWSSRIITLQNVSGFDDENEEVGKKPPSVRYLCAVEVTLPNHGVHSRGVGLGEADLENGEESGKVAAEYNHTAEEPTDSLTEEELEGLVQVNELPLETFDLEEEVLSDLSLDDELPVWEMASH, encoded by the exons ATGGCGGAGGTGCTGCAGTTCCGGGTGCCTGCGGGGAGCGCGCAGACATTGCTGGTGTGGGGGCTGGAGCCGAAACCGGGCctggag caTTCCCTGTTTTCAGTGTTCTCAAAGTATGGGTTGCTGTACTCGGTGCGAGCgcacagcaatgctgctgtGGCAGGGCCTGGCTGCTATGCCATCATCAAGTTCTACTCAGCTGCAGatgccagcagagcccagcaggcGTGCAATGGCCAAAGGCTGTTTCAGAGCTCTCCATTGAAG GTTTGCGTTggcaccaagcagaagggattCCAGCAGCAAGTCCTTGCTCTCAACAGCAACAAGTGCCAGGAGTTGGCCAACCACTACCTTGGCTTTAACGGCTGGTCCAGCCGCATCATCACA CTGCAGAACGTGTCTGGCTTTGATGATGAGAATGAGGAAGTGGGAAAGAAGCCGCCGTCCGTCAGATACCTGTGTGCTGTGGAAGTGACGCTGCCCAACCACGGGGTGCACAGCCGGGGAGTTGGGCTGGGTGAGGCAGACCTCGAAAATGGTGAAG AGAGTGGTAAAGTGGCTGCGGAGTACAACCACACTGCAGAGGAGCCCACAGACTCCCTGAcagaggaggagctggaggggcTGGTTCAG GTCAATGAATTGCCTTTGGAAACGTTTGACCTCGAAGAAGAAGTTCTGTCTGACCTGAGTCTGGATGATGAGCTCCCTGTGTGGGAGATGGCATCTCATTAG
- the RDM1 gene encoding RAD52 motif-containing protein 1 isoform X1: MAEVLQFRVPAGSAQTLLVWGLEPKPGLEHSLFSVFSKYGLLYSVRAHSNAAVAGPGCYAIIKFYSAADASRAQQACNGQRLFQSSPLKVCVGTKQKGFQQQVLALNSNKCQELANHYLGFNGWSSRIITLQNVSGFDDENEEVGKKPPSVRYLCAVEVTLPNHGVHSRGVGLGEADLENGEDPLEFVTTTRRVQKLAVGRALSGAFQKILLVVLESGKVAAEYNHTAEEPTDSLTEEELEGLVQVNELPLETFDLEEEVLSDLSLDDELPVWEMASH; encoded by the exons ATGGCGGAGGTGCTGCAGTTCCGGGTGCCTGCGGGGAGCGCGCAGACATTGCTGGTGTGGGGGCTGGAGCCGAAACCGGGCctggag caTTCCCTGTTTTCAGTGTTCTCAAAGTATGGGTTGCTGTACTCGGTGCGAGCgcacagcaatgctgctgtGGCAGGGCCTGGCTGCTATGCCATCATCAAGTTCTACTCAGCTGCAGatgccagcagagcccagcaggcGTGCAATGGCCAAAGGCTGTTTCAGAGCTCTCCATTGAAG GTTTGCGTTggcaccaagcagaagggattCCAGCAGCAAGTCCTTGCTCTCAACAGCAACAAGTGCCAGGAGTTGGCCAACCACTACCTTGGCTTTAACGGCTGGTCCAGCCGCATCATCACA CTGCAGAACGTGTCTGGCTTTGATGATGAGAATGAGGAAGTGGGAAAGAAGCCGCCGTCCGTCAGATACCTGTGTGCTGTGGAAGTGACGCTGCCCAACCACGGGGTGCACAGCCGGGGAGTTGGGCTGGGTGAGGCAGACCTCGAAAATGGTGAAG ATCCTCTGGAGTTTGTCACAACCACAAGGAGAGTTCAGAAGCTCGCAGTGGGCAGAGCTTTGTCCGGTGCCTTTCAGAAGATTCTCCTTGTGGTTTTAG AGAGTGGTAAAGTGGCTGCGGAGTACAACCACACTGCAGAGGAGCCCACAGACTCCCTGAcagaggaggagctggaggggcTGGTTCAG GTCAATGAATTGCCTTTGGAAACGTTTGACCTCGAAGAAGAAGTTCTGTCTGACCTGAGTCTGGATGATGAGCTCCCTGTGTGGGAGATGGCATCTCATTAG